One region of Paralichthys olivaceus isolate ysfri-2021 chromosome 12, ASM2471397v2, whole genome shotgun sequence genomic DNA includes:
- the LOC109641480 gene encoding M1-specific T cell receptor beta chain isoform X2 encodes MIPSFTTLTFFVLWAAGVSHSVLITQWPHYISRFPSGSAEMHCYQNDTDYPYMYWYRQQRGKEPQLVVYLAGSSANFEEGFKSGFEAEIVQKKKWSLKIPSIQEKDEAVYLCAASLHSAPAYFGQGTKLTVLEPGQAVKSPIVKVFRPSSKECRNPIDNEREKTLVCVASDFYPDHVSVYWQIIQLNVTSGVNVTRGVTTDEAALRKDKVYTITSRLKVSAEDWYKPEWNFECIVRFFNGTHDTYHKDSISGEQGPDILTREKYLRITRQAKLSYSVLIIKSSVYGAFVAFLVWRLQSSTEKQN; translated from the exons ATGATTCCAAGCTTCACCACCTTGACTTTCTTTGTACTCTGGGCTGCAG gagTTTCTCATTCTGTGCTGATCACTCAGTGGCCCCACTACATCTCAAGGTTTCCCAGTGGCTCGGCAGAAATGCACTGCTACCAGAATGACACCGACTATCCGTATATGTACTGGTacagacagcagagaggaaaagaaccTCAGTTAGTGGTTTATTTAGCTGGCAGCAGTGCAAACTTTGAAGAAGGATTCAAATCTGGCTTTGAGGCAGAGATAGTCCAGAAAAAGAAGTGGTCTCTGAAGATACCCAGCATTCAGGAGAAGGATGAGGCTGTTTATCTGTGCGCTGCCAGTCTACACAGTGCA CCAGCTTACTTTGGCCAGGGAACCAAACTGACGGTTTTAG AACCAGGGCAGGCAGTCAAGTCACCAATAGTGAAAGTGTTCAGACCATCATCAAAAGAGTGTCGAAACCCGATAGacaatgaaagagagaagaccTTAGTTTGTGTGGCCAGTGATTTCTACCCGGACCATGTCAGTGTTTACTGGCAGATTATTCAACTGAATGTCACCAGTGGTGTGAATGTCACCAGAGGTGTGACAACAGACGAAGCTGCCCTGCGGAAGGACAAAGTCTACACAATCACCAGCAGACTGAAGGTCTCTGCCGAAGACTGGTACAAACCCGAGTGGAATTTTGAGTGCATCGTCCGCTTCTTCAATGGGACACATGATACTTATCATAAGGACTCAATCTCTGGTGAACAAG GTCCAGACATCCTGACCAGAG AAAAATATCTGAGGATCACTCGTCAAGCCAAACTCTCCTACAGCGTGTTGATCATCAAGAGCAGCGTCTACGGAGCCTTCGTGGCCTTTTTGGTTTGGAGACTCCAG AGTTCAACTGAAAAGCAGAACTGA
- the LOC109641480 gene encoding M1-specific T cell receptor beta chain isoform X1: protein MIPSFTTLTFFVLWAAGVSHSVLITQWPHYISRFPSGSAEMHCYQNDTDYPYMYWYRQQRGKEPQLVVYLAGSSANFEEGFKSGFEAEIVQKKKWSLKIPSIQEKDEAVYLCAASLHKNTVTNTQPAYFGQGTKLTVLEPGQAVKSPIVKVFRPSSKECRNPIDNEREKTLVCVASDFYPDHVSVYWQIIQLNVTSGVNVTRGVTTDEAALRKDKVYTITSRLKVSAEDWYKPEWNFECIVRFFNGTHDTYHKDSISGEQGPDILTREKYLRITRQAKLSYSVLIIKSSVYGAFVAFLVWRLQSSTEKQN from the exons ATGATTCCAAGCTTCACCACCTTGACTTTCTTTGTACTCTGGGCTGCAG gagTTTCTCATTCTGTGCTGATCACTCAGTGGCCCCACTACATCTCAAGGTTTCCCAGTGGCTCGGCAGAAATGCACTGCTACCAGAATGACACCGACTATCCGTATATGTACTGGTacagacagcagagaggaaaagaaccTCAGTTAGTGGTTTATTTAGCTGGCAGCAGTGCAAACTTTGAAGAAGGATTCAAATCTGGCTTTGAGGCAGAGATAGTCCAGAAAAAGAAGTGGTCTCTGAAGATACCCAGCATTCAGGAGAAGGATGAGGCTGTTTATCTGTGCGCTGCCAGTCTACACA AGAACACTGTGACCAATACTCAGCCAGCTTACTTTGGCCAGGGAACCAAACTGACGGTTTTAG AACCAGGGCAGGCAGTCAAGTCACCAATAGTGAAAGTGTTCAGACCATCATCAAAAGAGTGTCGAAACCCGATAGacaatgaaagagagaagaccTTAGTTTGTGTGGCCAGTGATTTCTACCCGGACCATGTCAGTGTTTACTGGCAGATTATTCAACTGAATGTCACCAGTGGTGTGAATGTCACCAGAGGTGTGACAACAGACGAAGCTGCCCTGCGGAAGGACAAAGTCTACACAATCACCAGCAGACTGAAGGTCTCTGCCGAAGACTGGTACAAACCCGAGTGGAATTTTGAGTGCATCGTCCGCTTCTTCAATGGGACACATGATACTTATCATAAGGACTCAATCTCTGGTGAACAAG GTCCAGACATCCTGACCAGAG AAAAATATCTGAGGATCACTCGTCAAGCCAAACTCTCCTACAGCGTGTTGATCATCAAGAGCAGCGTCTACGGAGCCTTCGTGGCCTTTTTGGTTTGGAGACTCCAG AGTTCAACTGAAAAGCAGAACTGA